A genomic region of Kluyveromyces marxianus DMKU3-1042 DNA, complete genome, chromosome 5 contains the following coding sequences:
- the DPB3 gene encoding DNA polymerase epsilon noncatalytic subunit produces MDLEEYKQNLPRLPISKCKKIARTDPEYMLTSQTAFAATAFSTELFVQMLAEETCSLAQIHNKTKTLRLNYEDLSTTIRNLDKFQFLSDVVPQTENLASLVRENKVRYTIVNPSPEVDIVSEDEEDESIPDTEDQGPPAPVPAAAAAAAAESVPTQPEEVQP; encoded by the coding sequence ATGGATCTCGAGGAGTACAAGCAGAATTTACCCAGGCTACCGATCTCGAAGTGCAAGAAAATTGCGCGTACAGATCCGGAATATATGTTGACCAGTCAAACGGCATTTGCTGCTACAGCCTTCAGCACGGAACTCTTCGTCCAGATGCTTGCCGAGGAAACGTGCTCGCTAGCACAGATCCACAACAAGACCAAGACTCTCAGGCTCAACTACGAGGATCTCTCAACGACCATCAGAAACTTGGACAAGTTCCAATTTCTCTCGGACGTGGTACCTCAAACTGAGAATTTGGCGTCGCTAGTCAGGGAAAACAAGGTCAGATACACAATTGTAAACCCGAGCCCCGAGGTGGACATTGTGAGCGAGGACGAGGAGGACGAATCGATTCCTGACACTGAGGATCAGGGACCCCCCGCCCCCGTCccagctgctgctgctgctgctgctgccgaATCTGTTCCAACACAACCAGAAGAGGTGCAACCCTAG
- the MPM1 gene encoding Mpm1p, which yields MGLYRNSDDKDFNDGNQSDSVAFPGEVWEGLVSNGVVHDVLQGLGLPGGWAFNIDKLVDDVNTGISGRTRMPTVEQFSKCNELNGLSVWDTRGLWRCLFPKSVVKDNGLSREAVESDTEHKKGLFFPDYNGYLSWKSHMVKLAMEKRKRERDLYALSTPEDVMLNQVDSLGKKVVGTSSYSTYKATPEGKERIKEEKTFYEDGSVLVKTDKKIYPHEGQPRNESSEKLLKPGEN from the coding sequence ATGGGATTGTATCGCAACTCTGATGACAAGGATTTCAACGACGGGAATCAAAGCGATTCCGTTGCGTTCCCTGGGGAAGTTTGGGAAGGTTTGGTTTCGAATGGAGTAGTACACGACGTTCTCCAGGGACTCGGGCTTCCCGGAGGCTGGGCTTTCAATATCGACAAGCTCGTGGACGATGTGAACACCGGGATTTCTGGCCGTACTCGCATGCCTACAGTCGAGCAATTCTCCAAGTGTAACGAGCTGAACGGACTTTCGGTCTGGGATACAAGAGGTCTGTGGAGATGTCTTTTCCCAAAATCCGTAGTGAAGGATAATGGGTTGTCCAGAGAAGCAGTCGAGTCGGACACGGAACACAAGAAGGGTCTTTTCTTCCCGGACTATAATGGGTACTTGTCTTGGAAATCACACATGGTGAAACTGGCCAtggagaagagaaaaagagaaagagactTGTACGCTTTGTCTACTCCGGAGGACGTTATGTTGAACCAGGTGGATTCGCTGGGCAAGAAGGTCGTTGGAACTTCGTCGTACTCTACTTACAAGGCCACTCCGGAGGGCAAAGAACGCATCAAAGAGGAGAAGACGTTCTACGAGGATGGGAGTGTGCTTGTGAAGACGGataaaaagatatatcCTCACGAGGGACAGCCAAGAAACGAGTCTTctgaaaagttgttgaaacCCGGCGAAAATTGA